The stretch of DNA GTCGGCCACCGCGGCCGACCCCGTCGACATCACCCTCGTCGACATCAACGACTTCCACGGCCGCATCGACTCGAACACCACGAAGTTCGCGACGACGGTGGAGCAGATCCGACAGACGGCGGGAGAGGCGAACACGCTCTTCCTCTCGGTCGGTGACAACATCGGCGCCTCGCCGTTCGCGTCCGCCACGCAGCAGGACGAGCCCACGATCGACGTGCTCAACGCGCTCGACCTCGACGTCTCGTCCGTGGGCAACCACGAGTTCGACCGCGGCTTCGACGACCTCGTCGGCCGCGTCACCGACCGGGCCGACTTCCCGCACCTCGGTGCGAACGTGAAGCTCCGGGACACGGGTGCCGCGGCACTGCCGGCGTCGGCCTCCTTCACCGTCGGCGGCCTCGAGGTCGCGGTCATCGGCGCGGTCACCGAGGAGACGCCCTCGCTCGTGACGCCCTCCGGCATCTCGACCCTGACGTTCACCGATCCGGTCGAGGCCGTCAACACCGAGGTCGACCGCCTCGAGGCGCTGCCCGAGGCGGACCGTCCCGACGTCATCGTCGCGGCGTTCCACGAGGGTGCCGGCGCCGGCACCCCCGACGGCTCGAGCCTGGCCGAGGAGGTCGCCCACGGCGGCGCCTTCGCCGACATCGTGAACAACACCGACGCCTCGGTGGACGCGATCTTCACCGGCCACACCCACAAGGCCTACGCGTGGGACGCCCCGGTCCCCGGCCAGGGCGCCAAGACCCGCCCGATCATCCAGACGGGCAGCTACGGCGAGAACATCGGCAAGGTCACGCTGTCGGTCGATCCCGACACCGGAGACGTCGCCTCGCACACGGTCGCGAACGTCCCGCGCGTCGCCACCGCGAACGAGCAGCTGCCCCGCGTCGCCGCGGTCAAGACCATCGTCGACAACGCCCTCGCGTACGCCGCCACGATCGGCAACGAGAAGGTCGCCGACATCACGGCCGACATCACCACCGCCTACACCGGCGGCAGCTACGTCGGCGGCGTCTACACGCCGTCGAACCCGGCCGCACCCAAGACCGGTCGCGACGACCGTGCGAGCGAGTCCACGATCGGCAACCTCGTGCCCGACGCGATGCTCGCCCAGTCCAAGGCGACGAACGCACCGGCCGACCTGTCGATCAACAACCCCGGCGGCCTGCGCGACGAGCTGTTCTTCGCCGGTAACACCACCACCGGCGGCCCGAACAACACCGACGGCTCGGTGACGTTCGCCGAGGCCAACGCCGTGCTGCCGTTCACCAACAACCTCTTCACGGTCACCCTCACGGGCGAGTCGCTGAAGAAGGTCTTCGAGCAGCAGTGGCAGCGCAACCCCGACAACACGGTGCCGAGCCGCCCGTACCTGCAGCTGGGCGTGTCCGACAACGTCCGCTACACGTACGACGCGACCCGCGCCGAGGGCGACCGCATCACCAGCGTCTGGATCGACGATCAGCTGCTCGACCCGGCGAAGTCCTACAAGGTCATCGTCCCGTCGTTCCTGGCCACCGGCGGCGACAACTTCCGCGCCTTCGCCGAGGGCACCTACGTCGACACCGGTGTCGTCGACTACGAGGGCTGGATCGAGTACCTGGGCGCCAAGTCCCCGGTGACCCCCGACTTCGGCCGCCGCTCGGTGGCCGTCACGGGCCTCGCGAGCTCCTACGAGGTCGGCGAGACGGCGACGTTCTCGCTGCCGAAGCTGAACCTGACCTCGCTGGGCAGCCCGGCGAACACGTCGGTCGAGGCCACCCTGGAGTACGGCGACGGCCAGACGCTCGACCTCGGCTCGCAGCCGGTCACCAACGGCGCCTCCGGCCAGTTCTCCTTCACCGTGCCCGCGGGCGCGATCGAGGGCGGCACGATCCGCGCCGAGGCGTCGCCGAGCGGCACCGTGGCCACCATCCCGCTGTCGGTCGAGAAGGCCGCCTCCACCACCACCGCCACGGCTCCCGCCCAGGTCACGAAGGGTGAGGCGTTCGACGTCTCGGTCGACGTCACCGCGGCGGCGGGCGACCTCGACGGCACGGTCGTCGTCCGCGACGGCGCCACCGAGGTCGGCACCGGCACCGTGACGGACGGCTCCGGGACGGTCGAGGTCCAGGCCTCCGACCTGCGGCTCGGCCAGCGCACGCTGACCGTGGCCTACCAGGGCTCCGGCACGGTGGCCGGCTCCGAGACCACCGTCTCGGTCGAGGTCATCAAGGGCGAGACGCCGTTCACCGCGCAGGGCTCGACCACGCCGTACGGCACGGGCGCGACCATCACGCTGACGGCCGCCCCCGGCACCAGCGGCATCGTCTACGTCGCGAACCAGCTGGGCATGCAGGTCGGCACGGCCTTCCTGTCCGACGGCAAGGGCACGTTCCGCTTCGGCGGCACGGCGCTCAAGCCGGGCTCGTACACCTACGGCCTGTTCTTCAACGGCAGCGCCTCGTACGAGCCGGCCGACGCCACGGCGACCGTGAAGGTCACCAAGGCCGACACCTCGGTGCGCGCCGTGGTCGCCTCGAAGATCAAGTCCAAGGGCGCGGTCCTGAAGGCCCGCGTCTCGGCCAAGGGCTTCACGCCCACCGGCACGGTCGTGGTCAAGCGCGGCACCAAGGTCGTGGGCAAGGCCACGGTCAAGGACGGCGTGGCCCGCGTGAAGCTGGCCAAGCTCCCGCGCGGCAAGGCGACGCTGCGGGTGTTCTACAAGGGCAGTTCCGTCGCGAACGGCTCCACGACGTCCGCGAAGACGTTCGTCAAGTAGTGACCTGAGCCGGGGCGGTCCGCACGCGGGCCGCCCCGGCTCACTCCATCAGCACCACTCGAGGGGAATCCCGATGTCTCGTCCTGTCCTTCGCGGTCTGACCGCGCTCGCCGTGGCGGCCGGTGCGGCCGTGGCGGTGCCGCCCGCGGCCACCGCCGCTCCCGACGGCTCCGGCCTCGTGATCAACGAGGTCTACCTGAACGGCGGCTCCGCGGGGGCCACCTACCTCAACAAGTTCGTCGAGCTGCACAACCCGACGGACGAGGACATCAGCGTCAACGGCTGGTCGGTGCAGTACCGCGCGTACAACGGCACCGCGAACTTCTCCGCCGTGATCCCCCTCGGCGACCGGCACCTCGAGCCCGGCGGAACGCTGCTCGTGAGCGGCAACTCGAACGCCGCCAACGGCGCGGCGCTGCCCACCCCCGACGTGGCCAGCACGACCGGCTTCTCGGGCAACTCGAACGGCGGCACGATCGCGCTCGTCTCTTCCGAGACCGCGCTCACCGGAGACCTGGCCACCGTCCGTGCCAACGCGTCCCTGGTCGATCTCATCGGCTACGGCCTCTCGAACACCTACGAGGGCACGGCGAAGGCCGACGGCTACACGGTGACCGCCTCGGTGACGCGCGCAGCGGGCGCGGACACCGACGTGAACTCCACCGACTTCACCACCGCGGCGCCCTCGCCCGTGGCGTGCGGCGCCACCTGCGCCGGCCCCGGCGACGCCGAGCCCGAAGAGCCCGAGCCCTCCGAGACGGTCACGATCGCGCAGATCCAGGGCACGGGTGCGGCCAGCCCGCGCGTCGGCCAGACGGTCACCACCACCGGCGTCGTCACGGCGCTCTACGCGTCGGGCGGCTTCAACGGCGCGTACCTCCAGA from Aeromicrobium phoceense encodes:
- a CDS encoding 5'-nucleotidase C-terminal domain-containing protein, encoding MKSRRSLSAVAIGALLSAPIVVAPSATAADPVDITLVDINDFHGRIDSNTTKFATTVEQIRQTAGEANTLFLSVGDNIGASPFASATQQDEPTIDVLNALDLDVSSVGNHEFDRGFDDLVGRVTDRADFPHLGANVKLRDTGAAALPASASFTVGGLEVAVIGAVTEETPSLVTPSGISTLTFTDPVEAVNTEVDRLEALPEADRPDVIVAAFHEGAGAGTPDGSSLAEEVAHGGAFADIVNNTDASVDAIFTGHTHKAYAWDAPVPGQGAKTRPIIQTGSYGENIGKVTLSVDPDTGDVASHTVANVPRVATANEQLPRVAAVKTIVDNALAYAATIGNEKVADITADITTAYTGGSYVGGVYTPSNPAAPKTGRDDRASESTIGNLVPDAMLAQSKATNAPADLSINNPGGLRDELFFAGNTTTGGPNNTDGSVTFAEANAVLPFTNNLFTVTLTGESLKKVFEQQWQRNPDNTVPSRPYLQLGVSDNVRYTYDATRAEGDRITSVWIDDQLLDPAKSYKVIVPSFLATGGDNFRAFAEGTYVDTGVVDYEGWIEYLGAKSPVTPDFGRRSVAVTGLASSYEVGETATFSLPKLNLTSLGSPANTSVEATLEYGDGQTLDLGSQPVTNGASGQFSFTVPAGAIEGGTIRAEASPSGTVATIPLSVEKAASTTTATAPAQVTKGEAFDVSVDVTAAAGDLDGTVVVRDGATEVGTGTVTDGSGTVEVQASDLRLGQRTLTVAYQGSGTVAGSETTVSVEVIKGETPFTAQGSTTPYGTGATITLTAAPGTSGIVYVANQLGMQVGTAFLSDGKGTFRFGGTALKPGSYTYGLFFNGSASYEPADATATVKVTKADTSVRAVVASKIKSKGAVLKARVSAKGFTPTGTVVVKRGTKVVGKATVKDGVARVKLAKLPRGKATLRVFYKGSSVANGSTTSAKTFVK